A stretch of DNA from Flavobacteriales bacterium:
ATGGTGACCACGGAAACCCCGCCGGTGAAACTGGTGTCCAACAGTTCGGGAAAACTGGTTCACCTATTCCATGCCGATGGACAAATGGTACAACAGGGAGAGCCCCTGGCCGAGATCGAGAACAACATGACACGCGAAGGCATGATCTTCCTGGATTCCCTGCTGCCCGATTTAGACCGACTGCTGGCGGGCAAAACCGGGCAAGTAATTTTCAACGATCACAATCTTGTTTTCGGAAGCCTTCAGCAGGATTACCAATCGCTCAAAACCGCCTGCACCGAATACGCCCAATGGCGCAATGATCCGTACGGTATGGAGCAGATCGGCAAGTTGAAAGACAAGATCAGCCAGTACCGCAAACTGATCGCCATCATGAAAGAGCAGGCAGCCCTGTCCGAAAAAGAACTCAAGAATGCCACGGAGACCTACCATGCCGATCAGAAGCTTTACAAAGACGGAGTGTATTCCAAGAAAGATTTCTTTGATCGGGAATCCGCATACAGGCAGAAACAGCAGACGATGGAAGAGCAGAAGAAAGCGATGACGCAGAATGCCATTGCCCTGAACGATCTGGAAAGTCAACTGCTGGATGCCGAACATGCACGTACCGAAACCGAGCGCAAGTACCGGGAAGACATTCAACAATACCAGGCCAGTCTGAGAAACGGCATGCAGTCGTGGGAACAGAATTTCCTGTTACGGTCTCCCATCTCCGGCAAGCTGAGTTATCTGTCTAACCTAAATGCCAATCAGCATGTCACCGATGGCGATGCCCTCTTTGCAGTAATCCCGGAAAGTGAAAGTTATACGGCCTGGATGGAACTGCCCTCCCAAGGAGCCGGCAAGGTCAGAAGCGGACAGCAGGTGCAGATCGCTTTTCAGGATTACCCTTCCCACGAGTACGGACGGATTGCCGGAAAGGTGATTTCCCTATCCATGATCCCCAACGGAAATGCTTACCGGGCAGAGATTCAACTGACCGATGGTCTGGAATCCACCTATCACAAAAAACTGGCATACAAACCGGAAATGAAAGGGACTGCCGAGGTGGTGACGGACGATCTGCGTTTGATGGATAGGGTATTCAACCGGTTCAGGGAGGTGTTGAAGCGGTAAGAAGGTTCCATTGCCCCCAAACCGTCAATGACCCTTTCCCTCCCACCAACAATTACCCGCTTATCCCCCAATCACTTACCGCCAACAAATCGTCAATTTGACGGTTCGAAGTCATGTCGGCCAGCTCCACCCCTGAAGTAGAAAAGCCGGGATTTAATGTCCCGGCTTTTCTATTATGTACTTCCCCGGCTTTTCACTTCAGGGCGTGGAGCCCCGAAGCGAACGAGGAACGAGTTCTGCTGCGGGGCAGTTATTCTTTCTCCATATATTTGCGTAGAGGGCACTAAATTTTCTACCATGCCCTTACCCTATTGCGTCTACGTCTTATTCAGTCAGAAGGATCATCTTCTTTACGTGGGTTATACCAGCAACCTTGAAAAACGACTGGAATATCACCAACAGGGAAAAACTAAAAGTACCGCCAATAGAGGGCCCTTGATCCTGATCTTTTGCGAATTCTATTT
This window harbors:
- a CDS encoding HlyD family efflux transporter periplasmic adaptor subunit → MPEHIHLRSEEVQDILGKAPSWMIRWGTALIFFLILMLVFLSWFIRYPDVIAGPVMVTTETPPVKLVSNSSGKLVHLFHADGQMVQQGEPLAEIENNMTREGMIFLDSLLPDLDRLLAGKTGQVIFNDHNLVFGSLQQDYQSLKTACTEYAQWRNDPYGMEQIGKLKDKISQYRKLIAIMKEQAALSEKELKNATETYHADQKLYKDGVYSKKDFFDRESAYRQKQQTMEEQKKAMTQNAIALNDLESQLLDAEHARTETERKYREDIQQYQASLRNGMQSWEQNFLLRSPISGKLSYLSNLNANQHVTDGDALFAVIPESESYTAWMELPSQGAGKVRSGQQVQIAFQDYPSHEYGRIAGKVISLSMIPNGNAYRAEIQLTDGLESTYHKKLAYKPEMKGTAEVVTDDLRLMDRVFNRFREVLKR